Proteins found in one Solitalea lacus genomic segment:
- a CDS encoding ammonium transporter, with translation MSRKWSFFLLILLLISVFGLFVPISGDNSDKSSIVPADIAWILTSTVLVFFMTPGLAFFYGGMVNKKNIISTMLSSFIALGVVTVLWVVVGFSLAFGDDVGGFIGNPKTYFMFNNVFSGSPWKLAPTIPLLLFALFQLKFAVITPAIVVGAVAERIKFAGYLFVMILFCLFVYTPLAHWTWHPEGFLFKMGVLDFAGGTVVHISAGCAALAGAIVLKPRKDLLKGNNIFPANIPYVILGTGMLWFGWFGFNAGSALSASSLAVYAFATTAVSSASAALTWIFFDASRGRKPSALGACIGAVVGLVAITPGAGFIAIAPSIFIGALSSIISNLAVHWKSKTSIDDTLDVFPCHGLGGIVGMLLTGVFANKTINPAGANGLFYGGFELFNKHLIALVIVVAYSFCVSWVIFKLANVLIGLRVNEENETIGLDLSQHDETYSSRRNIFAPQS, from the coding sequence ATGTCTAGAAAGTGGTCTTTTTTTTTACTCATTCTGTTATTAATTTCAGTTTTTGGTTTGTTTGTACCAATTTCTGGCGATAATTCTGATAAATCTTCAATAGTTCCTGCGGATATTGCCTGGATTTTGACTTCAACCGTGCTAGTTTTCTTTATGACACCAGGATTGGCCTTTTTTTATGGTGGAATGGTTAATAAAAAGAACATTATTTCTACGATGCTTTCAAGTTTTATTGCTTTAGGTGTTGTTACGGTTTTATGGGTGGTAGTAGGCTTTAGTTTAGCTTTTGGTGATGATGTGGGCGGGTTTATAGGAAATCCTAAAACATATTTTATGTTTAACAATGTGTTTAGTGGCAGCCCTTGGAAATTAGCTCCTACTATTCCTTTGCTTCTTTTTGCATTATTTCAGTTGAAATTTGCCGTTATAACACCTGCAATTGTGGTTGGTGCTGTGGCTGAACGTATAAAATTTGCAGGTTATTTATTTGTAATGATCTTGTTTTGCCTATTTGTATATACTCCTTTAGCACATTGGACCTGGCATCCTGAAGGTTTCTTGTTTAAAATGGGAGTTTTGGATTTTGCCGGAGGTACCGTTGTACATATTTCAGCTGGTTGTGCTGCTTTAGCAGGTGCTATAGTGCTAAAACCACGTAAAGATTTACTGAAAGGGAACAATATTTTTCCGGCCAATATCCCATATGTAATTTTAGGAACCGGAATGTTGTGGTTTGGCTGGTTTGGGTTTAATGCTGGTTCAGCCTTATCCGCATCATCGCTGGCTGTGTATGCATTTGCTACTACTGCTGTATCATCCGCTTCTGCTGCACTTACCTGGATTTTCTTTGATGCTTCCCGAGGTAGGAAACCCTCTGCACTGGGAGCATGTATCGGGGCGGTAGTTGGTTTAGTAGCCATTACTCCTGGTGCCGGTTTTATTGCGATAGCGCCAAGTATATTTATTGGAGCGCTTTCAAGCATTATTTCTAACCTTGCAGTTCATTGGAAATCAAAAACATCTATTGATGATACGCTTGATGTTTTTCCTTGCCATGGTTTGGGAGGAATTGTAGGTATGTTATTAACAGGTGTTTTTGCCAACAAAACAATTAATCCGGCTGGTGCGAACGGATTGTTTTATGGTGGTTTTGAGTTATTTAACAAGCATTTGATCGCCTTGGTGATTGTGGTTGCTTATAGTTTCTGCGTTTCCTGGGTAATTTTTAAACTGGCGAATGTGCTAATTGGCTTAAGAGTAAATGAAGAGAATGAAACGATTGGACTTGACCTTAGTCAACACGATGAAACCTATTCCAGCCGTCGTAATATTTTTGCACCTCAATCTTAA
- a CDS encoding SixA phosphatase family protein, with translation MKTLYLVRHAKSDKSLININDFDRPLNDRGLKDAPAMAKILSKKIKNPDLIVSSPALRAFTTAQLFAEVIDYDVESIRLNPSVYAANVTTLLGVINSLEDQLNTVIMFGHNPGLTDLFNYLTDNNLLNLPTCGIVKIDFDLQSWKLVSHGTGTSTYIDYPKNNR, from the coding sequence ATGAAGACATTATACTTGGTAAGGCATGCCAAATCTGATAAATCCTTAATCAATATAAATGATTTTGACCGTCCATTGAATGATCGGGGGTTAAAAGACGCACCGGCAATGGCTAAGATTTTATCGAAAAAAATTAAAAACCCAGATTTAATAGTCTCAAGCCCTGCATTAAGAGCGTTTACTACAGCTCAGCTTTTTGCAGAAGTGATTGACTATGATGTTGAAAGCATTCGGCTAAATCCTTCAGTATATGCTGCCAATGTTACAACTTTACTTGGTGTTATTAATTCACTTGAAGATCAGTTAAATACGGTAATAATGTTTGGGCATAATCCTGGATTAACAGACTTATTCAACTATTTAACGGACAATAATTTATTAAACTTACCAACTTGTGGTATTGTAAAAATTGATTTCGATCTGCAAAGCTGGAAACTGGTAAGTCATGGAACAGGAACTTCGACTTATATCGATTATCCTAAAAACAACAGATAA
- a CDS encoding DNA polymerase/3'-5' exonuclease PolX, which translates to MENKTIARTLRLLSQLMELQEENPFKVKSVANAAFKVDKSPVKVYGLNLEQLEKVEGIGKSIALKIDELNRTGAIDELTKLLAITPDGIIEMLSIKGLGPKKIQIIWKQLGIENIVELYYACNENRLVEAKGFGLKTQEEIKKVIEFTMSNIGKLLYAQAEELNATIEKELLTLPSVSQVATAGQMARKCDIIETFSFVIASENSSTVLNAINNNKNFSGALMTENQWNGKFDHFSIEITFSSPQEFTWNKFKATGSSNHIQHIEALESTDILKNKSSEAEIYQTLNWPYIIPELREEWNEEKLKSIDHNNIIVLEDLKGTIHNHSTYSDGIHTLKDMALYCKELGYDYLGICDHSKSAFYANGLTEERVAQQHAEIEKLNQELAPFKIFKGIESDILYDGSLDYSDEILDSFDLVVASVHSQLKMTKEKANERLIKAIENPYTTILGHPTGRLLLAREGYPLDHKLIIDACAANNVVIELNSNPLRLDLDWRWIDYALSKNVMISINPDAHRKEGYHDMKYGVNVARKAGLTKNLCFNALSANEIARKFEQKKSSNKKI; encoded by the coding sequence ATGGAAAACAAAACGATCGCTCGTACCTTACGGTTGCTTTCACAATTGATGGAACTTCAGGAAGAAAACCCATTTAAAGTAAAATCAGTAGCCAATGCCGCGTTTAAAGTTGATAAGTCCCCTGTAAAAGTTTACGGTTTGAACCTTGAACAACTCGAAAAAGTTGAGGGAATTGGAAAAAGTATAGCTTTAAAAATTGATGAACTGAACCGAACCGGAGCAATTGATGAGTTGACCAAACTGCTTGCTATTACTCCAGACGGAATTATTGAAATGCTTTCAATAAAAGGTTTAGGCCCAAAAAAAATTCAGATTATATGGAAGCAACTTGGGATTGAAAATATTGTTGAGTTGTATTATGCTTGCAATGAGAATCGTTTGGTAGAAGCCAAAGGGTTTGGATTAAAAACTCAAGAAGAAATAAAGAAAGTTATAGAGTTTACCATGTCAAACATTGGTAAATTGCTATATGCACAAGCAGAAGAGCTCAATGCAACAATTGAAAAGGAACTCTTAACCTTACCGTCAGTTTCTCAAGTGGCCACAGCAGGTCAGATGGCCCGAAAATGCGACATAATAGAAACTTTCAGTTTTGTGATAGCTTCGGAGAATTCATCAACAGTTCTTAATGCGATCAATAATAATAAAAACTTTTCAGGAGCATTAATGACGGAGAATCAATGGAATGGAAAGTTTGATCATTTTTCAATAGAAATCACTTTTTCATCACCTCAGGAATTTACATGGAATAAATTTAAAGCCACCGGAAGTTCTAATCATATTCAGCACATCGAAGCGCTGGAATCAACAGATATATTAAAAAACAAGAGCAGTGAAGCCGAAATTTATCAAACGCTAAACTGGCCATATATTATTCCTGAATTGCGAGAGGAATGGAATGAAGAAAAGCTAAAATCAATTGATCATAATAATATTATAGTTCTAGAAGACCTAAAAGGTACAATTCACAACCATAGTACTTATAGCGACGGAATTCATACACTTAAGGATATGGCTCTGTATTGCAAAGAGTTAGGGTATGATTACCTGGGAATTTGTGATCACTCAAAATCTGCGTTTTACGCCAATGGCTTAACCGAAGAACGCGTTGCACAGCAACATGCCGAAATAGAAAAACTTAATCAAGAACTTGCTCCATTTAAAATATTTAAAGGTATTGAATCTGATATTTTATACGATGGTTCTTTGGATTATTCAGATGAAATACTGGATAGCTTTGACTTAGTTGTTGCTTCTGTACACTCTCAATTAAAAATGACTAAAGAAAAAGCGAATGAGCGCTTGATCAAGGCTATTGAAAATCCATATACAACTATTTTAGGACACCCTACCGGACGCTTACTTTTAGCACGAGAGGGATATCCACTGGATCATAAATTAATTATTGATGCCTGTGCTGCAAACAATGTGGTTATCGAATTAAATTCCAACCCATTGCGTTTAGATTTGGATTGGCGTTGGATTGATTATGCACTTAGCAAAAACGTTATGATATCAATCAACCCTGATGCCCATAGAAAAGAGGGTTATCATGACATGAAATACGGTGTAAATGTTGCCAGAAAAGCAGGATTGACCAAAAACCTGTGCTTCAATGCTTTATCTGCAAATGAAATTGCCCGAAAATTTGAGCAAAAAAAATCTTCTAACAAGAAAATATAA
- a CDS encoding RNA polymerase sigma factor, whose amino-acid sequence MEVNPNFSSNAVNDLNLVKQAIEGDQKAYGSLMSRYRDSIYFMLLKMVNNKEDANDLTIETFAKAFRNLDKYQPTFAFSTWLFKIATNNCIDFLKKKRIATLSIDEPMDDDEDSGKSFDVAGYTPTPEESIIRKQKAALLKTVVEGLPPRYKRLVILRYFEEYSYEEIARELDLPLGTVKAQLLRARDLLYNTLRNTKHNI is encoded by the coding sequence ATGGAAGTAAACCCGAACTTTTCAAGTAATGCTGTTAACGATTTAAACCTTGTTAAGCAAGCAATTGAAGGGGACCAGAAAGCATACGGCTCCTTAATGTCACGCTATAGAGATTCCATCTACTTTATGTTACTCAAAATGGTAAATAATAAAGAAGATGCTAACGATCTTACCATTGAAACATTTGCCAAAGCATTTCGAAATCTTGATAAATACCAGCCAACCTTTGCATTTAGTACCTGGTTATTTAAGATCGCAACAAACAATTGTATCGATTTTCTGAAAAAGAAACGTATTGCAACTTTGTCTATTGATGAACCAATGGATGATGACGAAGACTCGGGTAAAAGTTTTGACGTTGCTGGATATACTCCAACTCCTGAGGAAAGCATAATACGCAAACAAAAAGCCGCATTGTTAAAAACAGTTGTTGAAGGTTTGCCTCCTCGCTACAAAAGATTGGTTATCTTGCGTTATTTTGAAGAATACTCATATGAAGAAATAGCGAGGGAGCTCGATTTACCTTTAGGAACTGTAAAGGCGCAGTTGTTACGTGCTCGTGATTTGCTATATAATACACTTAGAAATACCAAACATAATATTTAG
- the rsmG gene encoding 16S rRNA (guanine(527)-N(7))-methyltransferase RsmG produces MDTILNYFPNLTDTQKEQFAQLYSLYAEWNDKINVVSRKDIEELYERHVLHSLAIGKVITFAPGSKILDIGTGGGFPGIPLAILFPDVSFHLVDSIGKKIKVVTEVAKALGLKNVKAEQARAETINGQYDFIVSRAVTRLANFYPWVKGKFLKESKNKLANGILYLKGGDLEEEIAEIKRQVVLYSISDFFKEEFFETKYVLHIPSA; encoded by the coding sequence GTGGATACCATTCTCAATTATTTTCCTAACCTTACCGATACCCAAAAAGAGCAGTTTGCCCAGCTTTATTCTTTATATGCTGAGTGGAATGATAAAATAAATGTGGTCTCACGGAAGGATATTGAGGAACTCTACGAGCGACATGTATTACACTCATTAGCCATTGGCAAGGTTATAACATTTGCTCCAGGGTCAAAGATACTAGATATAGGTACTGGAGGCGGGTTCCCAGGCATTCCTTTGGCAATTTTATTTCCTGATGTATCTTTCCATTTGGTTGACTCCATTGGAAAAAAAATAAAAGTTGTTACTGAAGTGGCTAAAGCATTAGGCTTAAAAAATGTAAAAGCCGAACAAGCGCGGGCAGAAACAATCAACGGTCAATATGATTTTATAGTATCTCGAGCCGTAACCCGTTTGGCTAATTTTTATCCATGGGTAAAGGGGAAATTCCTAAAAGAGTCAAAAAATAAGCTGGCCAATGGCATCTTGTACTTAAAAGGGGGCGATTTGGAAGAAGAGATTGCTGAAATTAAACGACAGGTCGTTTTGTATTCAATTAGTGACTTTTTTAAAGAAGAATTTTTTGAAACTAAGTATGTTTTGCATATTCCATCTGCATAA
- a CDS encoding glycosyltransferase family 9 protein, whose protein sequence is MNQKTKILIIRFSSIGDIVWTTPVIRCIKQQLPNVELHFAVKAVFKDVVKANPYIDNLHLLTKDNLNDLIKTWKTEGFDYVIDLHKNIRTTKIKWKLGVKSYTYTKLSLQRFFFTRFQLKVMPDWHIVDRYMKTVEPLGVKNDGKGLDYYFLPEDEIAKDTLPLALQNGFDCFVIGGSSYTKLLPFNKMIELCDKISKPIVLVGGKEDSETGDKLAAYYQQKALTHPKGSTPIIVNYAGKLTISQSAWMVKNAERVFGHDTGLTHIGAAFHETVYSIWGTTSPIGFKPYCKNPVIFENNNLNCRPCSKAGRDSCPKKHFKCMTDIEFNF, encoded by the coding sequence ATGAATCAAAAGACCAAAATTTTAATTATACGCTTCTCTTCTATTGGTGATATAGTGTGGACCACCCCTGTAATCAGGTGTATAAAACAGCAATTACCAAATGTTGAATTACATTTTGCAGTTAAAGCTGTATTTAAAGATGTTGTGAAGGCAAATCCTTACATAGACAACCTTCATTTGCTCACCAAAGACAATCTGAATGATTTGATTAAGACTTGGAAGACTGAAGGATTTGATTATGTTATTGACCTACACAAAAATATCCGTACAACTAAAATTAAATGGAAATTAGGTGTAAAGTCATACACATACACAAAATTAAGCTTGCAACGTTTCTTTTTTACCCGTTTTCAACTGAAAGTAATGCCTGACTGGCATATTGTTGACAGGTATATGAAAACCGTTGAACCTCTAGGGGTAAAAAATGATGGTAAAGGTTTAGACTATTACTTTTTGCCTGAAGATGAAATTGCCAAAGATACATTGCCTTTGGCTTTACAAAATGGTTTCGATTGCTTTGTTATTGGTGGAAGCTCATATACTAAACTCTTACCTTTCAATAAAATGATTGAGCTATGTGATAAAATAAGCAAGCCAATTGTTTTAGTTGGAGGCAAAGAAGATTCTGAAACAGGTGATAAACTTGCAGCCTATTATCAGCAAAAAGCCTTAACCCATCCAAAAGGATCTACTCCAATTATTGTAAATTATGCGGGTAAGCTAACTATCAGTCAATCAGCATGGATGGTAAAGAATGCTGAAAGAGTTTTTGGTCATGACACCGGATTAACACATATTGGTGCTGCATTTCACGAAACCGTTTATTCAATTTGGGGCACAACCTCTCCTATTGGATTCAAGCCATATTGCAAAAATCCCGTTATATTCGAGAATAATAATTTGAACTGCCGTCCATGCTCAAAAGCAGGTAGGGATTCTTGTCCGAAGAAGCATTTCAAATGTATGACTGATATTGAATTTAATTTCTGA